The Mycolicibacterium parafortuitum nucleotide sequence CATGGAGGTGTTCGCGACCGTCGACGGGGACCTGCCCAGGGATTCGCTCGATCAGCTCGTCTCGATCAGGTGACCGGCGGCAGCCCCGCCTTGAGGTTCTTCTTGGCCGCGCGCCGCAGCTGGAAGATGCGCACCGCGCCCACGGCGAACGTCAGCAGACCGCCGGCGACGGCGGCGAACAGGATGCTCACCCCGAGCGGCAGCGTCCACTCCCAGGCCAGAAACTGCAGCGGGGTTGACTCGGTGTTCTGCGCGATGAAGATCAGCAGCACGATCAGGACGAGGAACCCGAACGCCAGCGAGCCCCACATCGCGGCAGCCTTGGTGAACTTCACCGCCGACTGCGGAGGCGGCACCGATCCCGACTGTGTAGGCGGCGGCGCATCGAAGGCCGACGGGTCGGACGATGCGAAAGGATCGCTGGTCATGGGTCCATCTTTGCCCTTTCGCTCTTTGAATGAAACCACTTCGCAGGTGTCGTAAGGTCTGCGAAACCACTTCTCGCAGGCGCAGCGAGATGGAAAGGACGTCCGGATGAACCGCACCCGACGCACCAAACCCGTATTCGTTCCGGTTGTCATGGCCCTGATCGCCGTCCTGCTCGCCGCGTGCGGTAGCTCCAATCCGCTCGGCGGCGGGGAGATCTCCGGCGATCTGAAGACGATCAAGGTCGGCTCGGCGGACTTCACCGAATCGAAGATCATCGCCGAGATCTACGCGCAGGCGCTGGAGGCCAACGGCTTCACCGTCGGCCGTCAGTTCGGCATCGGCAGCCGGGAGACCTACATACCGGCCGTGCAGGATCATTCGATCGATCTGATCCCCGAGTACACCGGGAACCTGCTGCAGTACTTCGATCCCGAGAGTCCCGCGACCACACCGGATGAGGTGCTGCTCGCCTTGTTCAAGGCCCTTCCCGGAGACCTGTCGATCCTGTATCCGTCTCCGGCGGAGGACAAGGACACCCTCGCGGTCAGCGAGGAGACCGCGCGGCAGTGGAACCTGACGTCGATCGCCGATCTCGCCGCCCGCTCGCCCGAGGTGAAAGTCGGTGGGCCGTCGGAGTTCCAGACCCGCCAGACCGGGCTGGTCGGACTCAAAGCCAAGTACGGGCTGGACATCGCGCCGGCGAACTTCATCGCGATCAGCGACGGTGGCGGCCCCGCCACCGTCGCTGCACTGACGGACGGAACCGTCACGGCCGCCAACATCTTCAGCACGTCCCCGGCGATCGAGCAGAGCAACCTGGTGGTGCTGGAGGATCCGGAGAACGTGTTCCTTGCCGCCAACGTGGTCCCACTGGTCGCATCGCAGAAGATGTCGGACGAACTGAAGACGGTGCTCGATGCCGTCAGCGCGAAACTCACCACCGAGGCGCTGATCGAGCTGAACACCTCGGTGGAGGGCAACCGCGGTGTCGATCCCGACGAGGCCGCACAGAAATGGGTGGCCGACAACGGCTTCGACCAACCGATCGGGAAGTAGGGGGCAACCCGGTGATCGAATTCCAGAACATCACCAAGAAGTATCCGGACGGCACCGTCGCGGTCGACGATCTGACGCTCGAGGTCCCCGAAGGCACCCTGACGGTGTTCGTGGGACCGTCGGGCTGCGGTAAGACGACGTCGATGCGGATGATCAACCGGATGATCGAGCCGACGTCGGGCACGCTCACCGTCGACGGTAAGGACGTCACCACCGTCGACGCGGTGAAGCTGCGACTCGGTATCGGGTACGTGATCCAGAGTGCGGGGTTGATGCCCCACCTGCGGGTCGTCGACAACGTCGCCACCGTCCCGGTGCTGCGCGGTGAATCACGGCGCAGCGCACGCAAAGCCGCGTTGGGTGTGCTGGAACGGGTCGGGCTCGATCCGCGGCTGGCCGACCGCTATCCGGCGCAGCTCTCGGGCGGTCAGCAGCAGCGCGTCGGGGTGGCCCGCGCGCTGGCCGCCGATCCGCCGATCCTGCTGATGGACGAGCCGTTCAGCGCTGTCGACCCTGTGGTTCGCGAGGATCTGCAGACCGAGATCCTGCGCCTGCAAAGCGAATTGCGCAAGACGATCGTGTTCGTCACCCACGACATCGACGAGGCGGTCAAGCTCGGCGAGAAGGTCGCGGTGTTCGGCCGCGGCGGGGTGTTGCAGCAGTACGACGCCCCGGCCCGGCTGCTGTCCAACCCCGCCAACGACGCGGTCGCGGGATTCGTCGGCGCCGACCGGGGCTACCGGGGACTGCAGTTCTTCCACGCCAGCGGCCTTCCGCTGCACGAGGTCCGCCATGTCGCGGAAGTCGAGATCGACACGCTGACACTGGGTCCCGGCGACTGGGTGCTGGTGACCAAACCTGACGGCAGCCCGTACGCATGGATCGACGCCGAGGGTGTGGGACTGCACCGCAACGGAAGTTCGTTGTACGACAGCACGATCGCCGGCGGATCGCTGTTCCGGCCGGACGGGACGCTGCGCCAGGCGCTGGACGCGGCGCTGTCGTCTCCGGCCGGGGTCGGTGTCGCGGTGGACGGTGACGGTCAGGTGGTCGGCGGGGTCAAGGCCGACGACGTGCTGGCCGCGCTGGAGACGCAGCGCAGCGCGAGGCACGGGGAGTAGCGATGCGCTACCTGTTCACCCACCTCGACACCCTGTGGGACCTGACGGTGATCCATCTGCGGCTGTCGCTGGTCCCGATCGTGCTCGGGCTGCTGATCGCGGTGCCGCTCGGCGCACTGGTCCAGCGCACCACGGTGTTGCGCCGCCTGACCACCGTCACCGCGAGCATCATCTTCACCATCCCGTCGCTGGCGCTGTTCGTGGTGCTGCCGTTGATCATCCCGACCCGGATCCTCGACGAGGCCAACGTGATCGTCGCGCTGACGCTGTACACCGTCGCACTGCTGGTGCGGGCGGTGCCCGAGGCGCTGGACGCGGTGTCACCCGCGGTGCTCGACGCGGCCACCGCCGTCGGCTACAAACCGCTCACCCGGATGCTGAAGATCGAACTGCCGCTTGCCCTCCCGGTGCTCATCGCGAGCCTGAGGGTGGTCGCGGTGACCAACATCTCGATGGTCGCGGTCGGCTCGGTGATCGGCATCGGCGGGCTCGGCACCTGGTTCACCGAGGGCTACCAGGCCAACAAGAGTGACCAGATCATCGCCGGCATCGTCGCGATCTTCGTGCTGGCGATCGTGATCGACACGTTGATCATGCTGCTGGGCAGGGTCCTGACGCCCTGGACAAGGGCCGAGCCCCGGGCGACCCGGAAGCAGAAGG carries:
- a CDS encoding LapA family protein, with the translated sequence MTSDPFASSDPSAFDAPPPTQSGSVPPPQSAVKFTKAAAMWGSLAFGFLVLIVLLIFIAQNTESTPLQFLAWEWTLPLGVSILFAAVAGGLLTFAVGAVRIFQLRRAAKKNLKAGLPPVT
- a CDS encoding glycine betaine ABC transporter substrate-binding protein, coding for MNRTRRTKPVFVPVVMALIAVLLAACGSSNPLGGGEISGDLKTIKVGSADFTESKIIAEIYAQALEANGFTVGRQFGIGSRETYIPAVQDHSIDLIPEYTGNLLQYFDPESPATTPDEVLLALFKALPGDLSILYPSPAEDKDTLAVSEETARQWNLTSIADLAARSPEVKVGGPSEFQTRQTGLVGLKAKYGLDIAPANFIAISDGGGPATVAALTDGTVTAANIFSTSPAIEQSNLVVLEDPENVFLAANVVPLVASQKMSDELKTVLDAVSAKLTTEALIELNTSVEGNRGVDPDEAAQKWVADNGFDQPIGK
- a CDS encoding ABC transporter ATP-binding protein is translated as MIEFQNITKKYPDGTVAVDDLTLEVPEGTLTVFVGPSGCGKTTSMRMINRMIEPTSGTLTVDGKDVTTVDAVKLRLGIGYVIQSAGLMPHLRVVDNVATVPVLRGESRRSARKAALGVLERVGLDPRLADRYPAQLSGGQQQRVGVARALAADPPILLMDEPFSAVDPVVREDLQTEILRLQSELRKTIVFVTHDIDEAVKLGEKVAVFGRGGVLQQYDAPARLLSNPANDAVAGFVGADRGYRGLQFFHASGLPLHEVRHVAEVEIDTLTLGPGDWVLVTKPDGSPYAWIDAEGVGLHRNGSSLYDSTIAGGSLFRPDGTLRQALDAALSSPAGVGVAVDGDGQVVGGVKADDVLAALETQRSARHGE
- a CDS encoding ABC transporter permease, with the protein product MRYLFTHLDTLWDLTVIHLRLSLVPIVLGLLIAVPLGALVQRTTVLRRLTTVTASIIFTIPSLALFVVLPLIIPTRILDEANVIVALTLYTVALLVRAVPEALDAVSPAVLDAATAVGYKPLTRMLKIELPLALPVLIASLRVVAVTNISMVAVGSVIGIGGLGTWFTEGYQANKSDQIIAGIVAIFVLAIVIDTLIMLLGRVLTPWTRAEPRATRKQKAGAAA